A window of Haloarcula marismortui ATCC 43049 genomic DNA:
CCGCAGCGGCGAGGCCGACGGGGCTCTTGCCGCTGTGGACGTTCGCTTCCTTCCCCGCTTCGATGAGGGCGCGGGCCTGGCGTTCGAGGGCGTCGTCTGCGTCGAGTTTGGAGACGAACTTGCTGAGGTAGGTTGCAGGGTCCGGCGGGCCGACCTGCAGGGAGAGTTCGCGGTTGAGATAGCGATAGGCCCGAGTGAACTCCATCTCGTCGACGCGGCTGACGACAGCCATGTCGTCAAGCGTCTGCGGAAGGTTCGCCTGCCTGACGGCAGCGTACAGCGCGGCGGTCGCCATCCCTTCGATGGAGCGACCGGGTAGCATCCCTTCATCGAGCGCGCGGCGGTAGATGACGCTGGCCGTCTCACGGGCGCTCTCGGGGACACCGAGGGCGCTCCCCATCCGGTCAATCTCGCCAAGCGCCTGCTTGAGGTTGCGCTCGGCGTGGTCGCGGGTGCGGAACCGCTCGTCCCAGGTCCGCAGGCGCTGCATCTTCTCGCGCTGGCGCGTCGACAGGGAGTTGCCGTAGGCGTCCTTGTCCTGCCAGCCGATATTCGTCGAGAGGCCCTTGTCGTGTTTCATCTCGGTCGTCGGCGCGCCGACCCGGCGCTTGTTGTCGCGCTCCTGACTGTCGAAAGCGCGCCACTCCGGCCCGTGGTCGATCTCGTCCTCATCGACGACGAGACCACACGACTCGCAGACGGTCTCGCCACGACTGTCGTCGGTGACGAGGCTTCCGCCACAGTCCGGGCAGGCGTGGCCAGTGCTCGCCTCGGACTCGGCCTGTTCGTCCGCACTTTCATCGCGTTCGTCGGGGGAATAGATGCTGCGTGTCGTCATAGATGTCCTCTGCGAGCGCGTGGGACGCCCGCGGTCGTACCCAATTATAGGGGTGCATCCCCCATGACGCCTCGTTTGGCATATGCCGAAGTTCGGAGAAGTAATATCTATGTGTCACGTTCGGCGCACCACGACGTACAACTCTCACTCCCGCTGTTACCGCGTTCTGAACTGCGACGCGGCAGTATACAGGTAGTGCAGTGCAGTTCGGTTCTGGTGCCAGACGCGATACTGTCGACTACACGCCCGAGCGACCGATACGGAGGCGTCCACCCTCGGCGACATCTTCGTCGGCCTGAACTGGCCCCATCGACCGCGTGACGAACGACCGGACGATCCACGCCTCCGCACGCTGGAGGCGGTACTGGAGCGTCGACCGTGACACGTCGAGCGTCTCTGCGAGGTCAGTGAGCGAGGTGTCCCGGGGCGTCCGGTAGTAGCCGTGTTCGACGGCAGCCTCGACAGCGGCCTGTTGTTCCGGCGGCAGCTCCGCCAGCGTCACGGCCTCGTCGACCCAGTACGAGGGGGAACTGAGCTGCCGGAATTCGACGGTGAGTCCCTCCCGGAGCTCGGATTTCATCTCCTCGAACAGGCCGTCGACGCCGGCGTCGCTACAGAGGAGGAGCCGCCACTCACACCGGCTGCCACGGCGCTCAGTCTCGACGAGGACGCCGCGGCCGACGTGGTCGATGGCTAACCGCGGAATCGAGTGACAGTCGCCGGCTTCCGACCGGTAGCTGTACACCGTCCGAGCGCCGGGGTCCGAGCCGATGACCTCGTACGTCCAGTCCGTCTTGCAGTTACGGGTTCCGATGCACTCGGTACACTGGACCGGGTCGTCGTACACGTCATCCAGCTGTTCAAGCGCAGTCTCCGGGCCGGCGACGCGCTCGAGCCGCCACATCCCGTCTCGTGTGACGTTGCACGCTATCGTCCGGGAATGGGTCTCCGGATAGTCGATGAACACGTCCATAACGGGGTCGACGTTCCACTCGTAGTCGATAGTGAAGATGAACTCTCGCATGTACATCCCGTTGCGTGTCGAGTGGCTTATACGCACTGTCTCGTTCGGCGTATGCCAAACCAGCCGTCATTATCGAAGCACGCTTTCGAGGGAGTATGTCGTGTCCTGTCTCTCCATCTACTGGCGACTCGTCCAGCGGAGCGGTCACTGGCGACACACCGGACGACTCGCCGTCGCGCATTCGCGGATATGAACTACCGACGCACAACTGGCGACACACCGTCGTCTACGGGGCGGTGTTCTGGGCAATCGTGGCCGCTGCGTGGCTCGCCGTCCCGACCGGTCACCCGTTCCAGCTGGGGGTCACGCTGTCCGGACTGTTTGCGGCCCCGCTGTTGCCGGTCGCACTCTGGTGTGATTACCGCCAAGCGAGAGAGTTTGGCACCTGTGACCCCGGTCTTCAGGCGTACCTCTCGAACCTCATTCGGGATATCAAGACGGCAGGGACCGGCCAGAGCGCTCTCGGCGACCAGCGCCGGGAATTCCTCAGGTGCTGAGGTCGGCCACGCCGCTCACGTGGTTGCGGTCGATTGCTGAGACCGGGCCTCTGCAAGCCAGTCCGGGTCTGGAACGTCAGTCGACCCGACGTCGGTGATCTCGTAGCGCCACTCGATTGAGACCGTTTCGCCGTTGTCAGTCTCGCCGGTCAGCGTCCACGCTGTCTGGCGTGCAAGTCCGTCCGAATCGACCAGAATCACGACAGTGAAATCGGTCACAGTCACGTTCCCGCCGGACCCGAACGCGCCGGCACCGAACTGCCGCCAGGTCGAGAGGTCCGAGTACTCGTAGCGGTCCACCGTGACGCCGTCGAAGGTTTCTGTCCCGACAAAGCGGGCGTCATCGACTGATTCGTAGCTGAGCGTCCCGCGGTCGACGGCGGACTGGAACGAGGTGTCGTCCTGTGGCCTGACCTGATAGAACGCTTCGCCGTCAGTCTCGTACCGCGTGTAGGCCGAGCCGTCGGCGACAAACGTCTCGAAATCAGTTCTGGCGTCCGGCCCGGACATCGTGAACGTCTCCAGCGAACGGTTCGCCTGCAGGTCCACCTGATAGACGTTCGTTATCGTAGCCGTCTCGCCGGCCTCAGTCGTCGAGTACGACCACCTCGCGGTGAAACTGCCCGCGTCTCGCAGGAGGCGGTCCGTCGCCTCAACCGAAAGGTCGTCCCGGTCTGCCGGTGCGGCCCCGCCGTCGTCTGCATCAGTCCCGTCGCCCACCGCCGGACCGCCGCCGAGACACCCGGCAAGGACGAGCAGTGACACCACCAGCACAGTAAGTAACCGCGTTGTCATGTCTGAGAGGAGGCTGCCACAGGAGATAAGCTAGTATGGTTGATACGACCGGCGGGGCCGGCGACGCGGCACTTGCACCTGCAAAGGCGCTACAGCCAGTCCGTGTCCGGGTCGATTCGGTTCGGCGGCGTCTCGCCGGCCAGCGCGGCTTCGACGTTCGCCGCGACGGCGGCATTAAGGTCGTCGCGAGCTTCCTCAGAGTACCAGGCCGCATGCGGCGTGACGATACAGTTGTCAAGGCCGACCAGCGGGTGCTCAGCCGTCGGCGGTTCCTCGGCGAGTACATCGAGACCCGCCGCTCCAATCATTCCGTCCTCCAGCGCCGTCCGGAGCGCCGCTTCGTCGACGAGGCCGCCACGGCCGGTGTTGACCAGAATTGCCTGCTCACGCATCGCTGCGAGCGCGTCGGCGTCTATCATCTCTGCCGTCTCCCCGGTCAGCGGCGCGTGGAGGGAAACGTAGTCAGCTCGCTCGTACAGCGTCTCCAGCGCGACCTTTTCGACATCGGCGTCGGCCATCTCCTCGGCATCGACGTAGGGGTCGTAGGCAATCACGTCGAGGTCAAAGCCACGCAGTTGGTCGCGCACCCGCCGCGCGATGGGGCCGAAAGAGACGAGGCCCAGCGTCTGGTCGCGGACGCGATGCACCGGCCGGGTTCGCTCCCAGCCCCAGCCGCCGTCGCGAACGTCGCGGTCGTAGGCCGTAAGCGTCCGAACACAGTCAAGCAGTAGCGTCACCGTGTGGGTAGCGACCTCGTCGGTACAGTACTCGGGGACGTTCGTGACGGTCACGCCGTTGTCTGCCGCCGCAGACACGTCGATGTTGTCGATACCGACGCCCGCTCTCGCAACGATCTTGAGGTCGTCCAGCGCGTCAAGCACGCCGGCAGTGACCGGCGTGTTCACGTCCACGACGAGGCCCGCTGCCCCGGCAGCGGCGTCCCGGACCGCGTCCTCGTCGTCTGTCTCCGCGACGACGACATCAGCGTCGAGTTCCGCTCGCAGTCGGTCGACATCTATCATCGGGTCATCGCTTGCGACCACACGTTCCATGTTCGGAGTCAGGGCCTGAGACGGTAAAACGGGTCGAAGTCGTTCCCATCGGATAGGAATTCGAGGTCGATGATAGATTCAATACAACGAGTAAATCAGTTGATTGTTCGATCCACGTGGTTCGAGCGCTGTGATTTAAGCCACTCGACCGCCAATCCAGCGGTATGCAAATCGAGCTGCGGTTTTTTGCCAACTTCCGGGAAGCCGTCGGACAGAAAACGGTTCACCGCGAGTATGAAACGGACCTGCAGGCGGGCGATGTGCTCCGACAGCTCTCCGAGGAGTTCACAGAGATGGACCTATTTGAGGACGGCGAACTGCGAGAGTATCTGACAATCCTCCGGAACGGAAGAGACATTGCCCATCTCGATGGTCTAGAGACCCCACTGGAAGACGGAGACGAACTTAGCGTGTTCCCGCCAGTTGCCGGGGGGTAATTCCTGCGACAGTCAGTTGCCCGAGTCAGCAACAGAAGATGAACGGGTATAGCAACCCGATGCGGTCGCCGGTTTCCAGTTCCGTGTCCAGTCCGTCGAGATGTTCGTTGAACTCACCGTTGACCGCCACTCGCGCGTAGCATCTGGTCTGTTCGCCTTCGGGGTTTTTCGCCCAGTCGCCCGGCAGGTCCGCTATCTCCGGGGCCCAGCCCTCGGTGGTGGCGTCGGCTTCGGTTTCCGCGATGAGCATATCGCCCACGTCGTACTCCTGAAAGAACGCGTCGAGGAAGTCACGTAGCGTGTTCCCTTCGAACGTGTATGACAGCGCCGGTTCGCCGACGACCCGGCGAACGTGGCCGGTGCACCTGACCTCGACAGTAGTCAGGTCCATTGCCGACGACTGTCGCTCTACTGTCTCACTGCTCATGTGTACGCTACACCCCGCCGATAGAAGTCAGTAGAGACGAACATGTTCGCCCATCGCTGGGGTTTATTTGCGGCGAACTCTGTGTGGCGATATGGACAATATCGAACTGGGGATTCCGGCCGGAATTGTCGACTCGCTGCCGCCGGACAGCGAGGACACGAAACGCGACATGGAACAGGCCGTTGGTGGCTGGGAGCGGGAGCTCAACGCCGCGCTCAATACCGAAGAGCCGGCCAGCGCCGTCGTCGACCACATCGAGCAGTTCGAGAGCCGGTGGGAGGCCTACGACGAGTACGTCGTCGAACTTCGGGCCTGGGGTCAGTCACCCATCTACGCGATGGCCTGGCGCGACCTGCACGCCGCCGTCATTGCCCAGATTTACGACCACGCCGATCTGGATGAGCGCATCAACCGCGAGCGCAACGCCCGCATCGTCGACGACGGTATCCGGCCGGGGTAGACCCTCTCTGTCCGGCAGAGTGACACCTCGGGATAGCGCGGGTGTGGCAAACGAGCGCCGGACCGCCGATAAGTTTAGACGACCGCACCCGTAACGACCACACGATGGAGCGTGAACGGAGTTTTCGCGGCATCTCGGTTCGAGCCGCTATCGGGTATCTAGAGAACCTCGGCGGCGAGCAACGCGGCGAAGCGACCGTCGAAGGCGACGGCTGGGCGGCGACACTCTCAGAGGAGAAAGTCGCTATCGGCCCCAGCCTCCAACTCAACGAGGTAACAATCCAGTTCGACGGTGACCCGGAGACACTGGAGCCGCTTATCGAGAAGTTCGCACAGAAAGCAATGCGGGCGGGCGGCTGACCGGGGCGCGATGGCCGACCCGTCGTACCCAATCGAGGGGCAGATCGTCTTGCTGGCCGGCACGCAGGCCAGCGTCCCGCTCGACCGCCTCCCCGACCTGCTCGAACAGGTGCAAACGTATCTCCGGGCAAACCGGGAAACCTACGACAGAGAGTACGAACGCATCAGCGGCCCCAGAGAGGCCGATTACGTCTGCGCTGAGTCGGACCACTGGGACAGTATCGGCACAGAACTTGGACTGAGCAACCGCGAGCAGGACGCCGTTCAGCGGGCCCACGCCGCCCAGTTCGAGCGCGACGGGCGGCGGCTGGACAGAAGCGAGGAGTTCGAGACGACGCTGGAAATCAGGGCCGTACTGGCAGTCAGCTCTGAACCGTAATCGTCTCCAGCACGCGCTGGGAGAACGCCGTTTCGGAGAGGTCGCCGTTTTCGAGGTCGTCGATCCACTCGCTGTCGACTGACCATTCGCCAAGTTCGGTGTCCTCAAGATCCGTCACGGTCGCCTCGATGTCGACGCCGGACCAGTCATCAGCGTGGAGGTCCCGAAAGACGTTGATGACGCGGCCGATTTCCCGGTGGGGAATGACGGCCGCCTCGTCGGCCGAAATTGATTCATATGTGAGCCGGTACGTCTCGCCCTCGTCGGTGAAGTCGGTGACGTAAACGCCGTGGCTGGTCAGTCGGGACTCTACTTGAAATTCGAAGTCGTCGATATCTTCCTTGCGCATTAGAGAAGTGAAATGTGTTCGACGGCCGGCGCTATCTCAGTCGTCGCTCGGTGCCGCTGCGCCGCCGGAGCTGACGCCGGTTCCGGGGCCGATATCGATTCCCAGTTCGTCGAGTTTCTCGTCGGGAACGACGCCGTTCTCCCAGCCACGGACCTCGTAGTACTCGTCTTTCATCTTCGAGAGTTCCGCGAGTTCGCCCTCGGAACCGCCTTGGGCTGGCATCGCGTGCTCGTCGCCCTCCACGAACCGGTTTGGCAGGTCGTCGTCGGACCCGTCGAAGCCCGCGAGGTTGTTGTAGTACCGTTCGAGGTTGTAGACGCGCTCGCCGGCCTCCATCAGTTCCTCCTCGCTCACGTCCAGCCCAGTCATGCCGTTGTACTGCAGGACGTACTCCTCGATACCTTCCGCGAAGGCGTTGAACTTGCAGATGTCGAAGGAGTCACTGATAGCGTGCAGGTCCTGGAAGGTAGCACACAGCTCGCCTTTGCCCTCCCACTCTCGCGGGTCAACCTTCTCCGGGATACCGAGAATTTCGGCTGCTGGGGTGTAGCCGCGCAGGTGACACGCCCCACGGTTTGAGGTCGCGTACCCGATTGCCATCCCCTTCATACAGCGCGGGTCGTAGGCGGCCATCGTCTGGCCTTTGACCGCGAGAGAGTTGGTGTGAGCGTCGAACTCCTCGGCGAGATGGTCCGGCCCCTCGGCGAGGTGGTCCGCGAGTTCCGTCTCGCGGTGGGCGATCATCTCGATCATGTCGATCATCGTCTCGGCGTCGCCCCAGTCCAGACCGTCGTCGAGTTCGTCGAGTTTGCCCTCCTCGGTCATCTCCATCGTCATCGCCATGGTGTTACCAACATCGATGGTGTCGACGCCGAGGTCGTTACACCGGTCGAGCATCACTGCAATCTTGTCGCGTTCGACGTGGCCGGAGTTCGGGCCGAGCGCCCACGCGGACTCGTACTCGTAGGATTCGGTGCGGACGTTCATCTCCTCGCCCTTGTGCATCGCCTGCACCTCGACTTCCTTCTTGCAGGCGACCGGACAGGAGTGACAGGTCGGCTCGTCAACAAGGATGTTCTCCCGGACGTTTTCGCCCGAGACGTTCTCTGAGTCGATGATACGCTCGCCGTCGCCCTCGGCGTCCGAGTACGCTCGCGTCGACGAGTACTTCCCGTTTTTCGTCGGGAGACCGTCCATCTCCTCGGTGGGATTCATCAGGACGTTGGTCCCGTACATCGAGAGTCCGCCTTCATTGGGCGCGGTCACGTCGGATTCCTGGATGACCTGCATCGCCTGCTTGTGGCCCTCCTGGAACGTCTCTTGGTCTTTTGGCTTCGGCATCCGAGTGCTGGACTTGACGACGACGGCTTTGAGGTTCTTGTTGCCCATCACGCAGCCGGTGCCACCGCGACCCGACGCGCGGTCGTCCTCGTTGACGATACAGGCGTATTTGACCTCGTTCTCACCGCCCTGGCCGATGGCCATTACGGAAAGGTTCTTGCCCAGCGAGCCGCCCTCGATTTCGCCTTCGAGGTCGTCGATAGTGTCGTGGACGCCCTGCCCCCAGAGGTGTGAGGCGTCGCGCAGTTCCACTTCGCCGTCTTCGACGAGCGCATACACCGGCTCGTCAGCCTGCCCTTCGAACAGCAGTCCGTCGAAGCCCGACCACTTCAGTCGCGCCCCGGACCAGCCGCCGTGGTGGGAATCAGTGACGGTCCCCGTCAGCGGCGACTTCGTACAGATGGCGATACGACCGCTCATCGTCACCTGTGTCCCCGTCAGCGGCCCGTTCATGAACGCCAGCAGGTTCTCCGGCCCAAGCGGGTCAACGTCCGGCCCCTGGTCGAAGACATACTTCACGCCGAGTCCGCGTGCACCGATATACTTTTTCGCGTCTTCCTCGTCAATACCTTCGTAGGCTACGTCCCCGTCTCCGAGGTCGATCCGTGCCACGTGGTCCTGAAAGCCACCAAGGTCTGTCATGGTAATACGTGACTCTCTGGCCGCAAGCAAGTTAACGGTTTGTGTTGCTAAAATATAGATATCTGACGGTTTCAGCGGTCACTTGCCCTGCGTGACCGGGTCTCATCCACAAGTCTGGTCCGAACCGTTTAAGACTCCGAGCGGCAAACTCCGGGGTAACTCGCTGGACAACGGGCACCAGCGGGCACCTGCGTGTGCAGGTCGGGATGTGAGTCGCGCCGCGCGCGACTTGAACCACGCAACGCCCGTGGTGAATACATATGGCACGAAGCGCATATTCGTACATTCGAGATGCCTGGAAGAACCCAGGCGACGGACAACTCGCAGAACTACAGTGGCAGCGCCAGCAGGAATGGCGCAACGAAGGGGCCGTCGAGCGCATCGAGCGCCCGACCCGCCTCGACAAGGCCCGCTCGCAGGGTTACAAGGCCAAGCAGGGCGTTATTGTCGCCCGCGTCTCCGTCCGCAAGGGCAGCGCACGCAAGCGCCGCCACAAGGCCGGCCGCCGCTCCAAGCGCCAGGGCGTCACGCGCATCACCCGCCGGAAGGACATCCAGCGCGTCGCCGAGGAACGCGCCTCCCGCACCTTCCCGAACCTGCGCGTGCTCAACAGCTACTCCGTCGGTCAGGACGGCCGCCAGAAGTGGCATGAGGTCATCCTCATCGACCCGAACCACCCGGCCATCCAGAACGACGACGACCTGTCGTGGATCTGTGCTGACGACCAGGCCGACCGCGTCTTCCGCGGTCTGACCGGTGCCGGTCGCCGCAACCGCGGCCTCAGCGGCAAGGGCAAGGGTAGCGAAAAGACCCGCCCGTCGCTGCGCAGCAACGGCGGCAAGGGCAAGTAACCCACCTTTTTCCGCCTCGGGTGCGCGAAGCGCACCACTCGGCGCAAAAACGTGGTCCTCGTGAGCGAAGCGAGCGAGGTGGTTCGAGACGGCATTGCCGTCTCGTCATGCCGGAAATCTTCGATTTCCGAGCAGCTCGAAAGACGAGCGAGCAACGCGAGTCTTTCGGTGGCGAAAAAGGCCGAACGCTCGCTTCGCTCGCGTGGATGTCCACCGTGATTTTCGACTTCAGTTCTTCCAGACATCCGGTCATAGTGCCGTCTAGAGAGGGAGCCGACTACGCCCAGACGCCCTGTTCGCGGTCCATAATGCTGACCACAACGACGTGAGGCAGTGTGACGACAGCGATGAACACCAAGTACAGCGCGACCCACTCCGGGACGGACCCCGGCGGATTTGGGACAAGGAAATATAGCCCGCCGAGGAGAGCGAGCGAGGCAGCGGTCAGCGGGGCGGCGTCGCGGGCAAACCGCGCCAGTGCCGCCGATGGGTCGCGGTTCTGGAGTGCGGCAGTGGCGTCGTCGTCGACCAGCAGCAGGCGGGCGACGTGGCGCAGCGAGTGCCACAGACAGAAGTACACGCCGATGGCGAGCACCGGCGGGACGAGGGCGAAGTAGGCAAGCAGGCCCAGCGTCTCACCGGCGTCGAGCAGCCACGGCCGGCGGGCATCGGCGCGAGCGAACCCGACGGCCAGCGTCGCCACGACGAGCGCGCCGTAGGCGAGGGCGAGCGCGGTCCGCACGTCGGTCCGGAACGCCCAGCCGATAGCGGCCACGGCGTCGGGCGCGAACAGCGAGACGAGGTCCGTCGCGACGCGGCGGTACCACTCCGGGAACGCGAGCAGCGGGACTAGCATCGGCAGGCCGCCGCGGACGAGGACGGTTCCGATTCGCTGCGGGAGTGACCGGAGGTGGTCGGCGTCGGCCAGCGCGCGTAGCGCGTAGAGGTCGCCCTGCCCCCAGTGGAACCACGTCACCGCGATGAACAGGACGAAGGCCGCCGCGGGTGCGAGGAACCAGGTGACGGCGTAAGCCCCGCCAACGACGCCGTAGAGCGCGAACACGCGGGCGATAGCACGCCAGTCCGGGCGCTCGCCACGGGTCCGTGCGACCGCGAGGTGGTCGACTGCGCCGTGGGGCAAGCCGAGCAGGACAGCGCTGACAACCAGCGGGGCGTACTGGAGCGCAGGTGGTATCGAGACCCCCGCGAGAAACGGAGCGACGACGGCGAGGCTAGCGACCCAGCCGGGAGCCAGTGCGACCCGGTAGCGAACCGACGGTTCGACGGCGCTGCGGTAGCTCACTCCCATCTGTCCATGAGCCAAGTATAGAGCACGACCCCCTGCACGACGAACAGCGTCGTCAGGAGGAAAAACACCGCTTCCTCAATCGGCAGGTCAAGCAGGGGAACCGTGTAGCCGGTCGTGTACTGTTTTGAAATCGTCCAGACGCCGAGTCGGATGGCGATGCTGTCGATACCACAGAGATAGGCCATTGGGACCAGTGTCGCGACGCTCACGGTCCGCCACTCGCCGACGAGGAAATGCCACCCAAACAGCCACTGAATGGCGAGAATCGGACCGCTCCAGACCAGCAGGGACCCGAGGTACAGCCCCGAATCGGAGCGCAGGAGTGCAAGGCCGGACAGCACGACGACGAGCGCAACGGCAAGCCCGACGAGTCGCGTTCGTGTTGGCGTGGCCAGCGGGCGCTCCGTGTCTACCCGAAACCGGGCCACCCACAGCCCCACCATCGCCGTCTGCAGGATGAAAAAGAGGTACTCGCCGAGGGGTATCGACCAGAACCGAAGCAGTACAGCGCCGTCGCCGTACCACCAGACGCCGCGCCGGATGAGCGCGCCGTCCCACGGCGTCGTGTAGACGAGCGCCAGACCGGTGAGGATAGCTGTTCCTGTGAGTACGTCCCGGCGGCTCCCGAGGCGGTAGGTAGCCGTCAACGCTAGGCCGGCCACGACTGGGACCACGAAGAGGGCGTGAAACTGGAGATACGTGAGGGTAGACAGCATGAGTTCAGATACAGCAGGTGGTCGAAAACGATGCCCGGCGCGTGGCTGTCATCCACGCCACGTGGGCTGCCCGTGGCTGTGAGTGTCTGTTGGCGTCTCACCGGGGCCACGCTCGGAGACAGCGCTCACGGTGTAGAACGTCGCTTCGGGGTCGCCGTTACGCCGCCAGTGCCACCACGTGCGGGCGAGGAGCCACAGCCGGCGGCGACGGGTGAGGTCCGGTGTCTCCGTCAGCACGTCGTACCCGCGGTCACGGATAAGCCGGTGGTGGTCAGCGTACAGGACCGCAGCCAGCAACACGCCAAACTGGCAGTCTTCCGGCAGGTACCGGATGCCGGCGACGCCCTCGCGGTAGAGTTCGTCGGTCCGGGCCAGTTCCTCCTGCATCACGGCGCGGAAGGCGTCATCGACCTCGGCGTCGGCCAGTTGCTCCTCGGTGACGCCGTGGCGCTCGAGCGTCTCCTGTGGGAGATACACCCGGCCGTAGTCGTGAATGTCCTCACGAACATCCCGCAGGAAGTTCGAAAGCTGGAACGCTTCGGCCAGTGCCGTCGCGTGGGGCAGGGCCTCCTCCTTCTGTGGCGGGTCCATTACCTCCGTCATCATGTGGCCGACGGCGACGGCAGAACCGCCCATGTACTCACGGAGGTCCTCAAACGTCTCATAGCGGGCCTGTGCGATGTCCATCTCCATCGCGTCGATGAAGACGTTAATCGTCTCCTCGGAGATGTCGTGACGGTCAGCCAGGTCCTGAAACGCCGCCATGACTGCCTCGTGGTCGGTTTCTTCCGGGTCGATGTTCCCGAGTGCGGCCTCGCGAATCACCTCCAGTTGCTCGTGCTGAACGGTCGGCGGCGGCCCGTCCGTCTGGTCGACGACCTCGTCCGCGACCCGGAAAAACGCGTACATGACGTACGTCGGGTGGCGGATACGCTCCGGAAGCAGACGCGTCGCAAGGTGGAACGTCCGTCCGGTTTCCTGCTGTATCGATTTGCTGGTTTGGATGTTATCGGAATGCATTGAAAGCTATCGGGCGGTCATTCGGCGGGCGATGCGTCGCGCGCTTGTCGGCAGGCTGTCCGTAATAGTCCGGTCGGTCCGTGAGTGCGCCGCTATTACGGGGGTCTGTGTCCCGTCGGTTCGCCGGTGACAAACAGGACACTGGTTCGGTATCACTACATGTATATACGGTTGTTATCGGTATAAGCAGACTACCAAACTGCTTCGGGAATCGCGTCAAGCGTCCGACACCGGTAAGGGGGTTCGGAATCACGAGTTACCAGTTTTCAAACACTTCTTCCAGTAGCTTTCGCTCACCCGCACGGAGGTGCTGGTGGAACGTCGACGGGCAGATATCCATCGACTCGGCCAGTTGCTCACCGGAGACATCACGTGGCCAGTCGAAAAAGCCGCCGAGGAACCCTTTCCGGAGCGCCGTTAGCTGGCGGTTCGTGAGACGTTCCTCGACGTTTGCAATGAATGCCTGCCGGGAAACGGGCGGTTCGTCCCGCTCTCGCACCGAAAGCAGTTCCGTCTCCGGATACTGGTTTCGGACCTGCTCGACCACGCTTCGGGTCTCCATCGACGCCGGAAGCGTGACGGTGACCGTCGCTTGTCGCGGTTCGACGAGAATGTCGCCCGTCTGGGCTCCGCGGTCGGCGACGACCGAGACGACCGGTGGGTCCGAGACGGTGAACTCGAACAGCGCCGCCGAGTCCGACGTCGAGACGTGCGAGACGCCCGACACCTGCGGGTGGTCGGCGGCAACGGCACAGACCGCCGAGGGGTCGTCCGTCTCGACGAGGAAGAACATCACCGTTTCCTCACCGTTGGGGACGCTCCCACCGTACTCCATCGAACAACCGAGTTCGCTTGCCACGTGAATATAAAAAACGTCGGGGTCGGTGACCTGCAGTTCGAGTTCCGTGACGTTGTCGGCGGTCAGCAGCCGGCTGGTCTCGCGAGCATCGATAGCCGCCGCGGTGGCCCGGCCGATGGTTCCCAGCACGGCCTGTTCTCGGGGATCAAACACGTCGTCACTGTCGGCATAGACGGTGAGCACGCCGTATAACGATTCGCCGGAGACGAGCGGCACGGCCGCGACAGATGCCACGTCGGAGTCAGCAAGCCGGCTGTGTTGCTCGTCGATACCACCGGTCACGACCTGCATCTCCTCGGTACGAGCCGCCTCCGCGACCGGGTCGTCGGCGTCAAGTGGGATAGATAACGCGGTCGGTCGGTCGGCTGACAGGGCCGTCGACGACAGCGTCTCGTCGCGCAAGTCGAGTTCGGACACCCAGGCGAACTGGTAGGAGTCGACCGTGGCCAGCCGGTCACAGACGGTCTGCTCGATGGCCTCCCGCGAGTCGACGGTCAGTACGTCGCCCATCACCGCCTTCAGCAGCCCGTCGACCCGGTCGACGAGTTGCTTGAGGTTCTGG
This region includes:
- a CDS encoding bacterio-opsin activator domain-containing protein; the protein is MKPPETLAHSTLDTLPINIAVLDDEGTILFTNRAWREFAGDEDGEMEGTNYFTTTDVDADEYAGQAVGGIESVIDGEQDLFTMEYPCHSPEEKQWFLMRVAPLPEDEAGSAVVAHIDITQRKLAELAAERRSEELKAERQNLKQLVDRVDGLLKAVMGDVLTVDSREAIEQTVCDRLATVDSYQFAWVSELDLRDETLSSTALSADRPTALSIPLDADDPVAEAARTEEMQVVTGGIDEQHSRLADSDVASVAAVPLVSGESLYGVLTVYADSDDVFDPREQAVLGTIGRATAAAIDARETSRLLTADNVTELELQVTDPDVFYIHVASELGCSMEYGGSVPNGEETVMFFLVETDDPSAVCAVAADHPQVSGVSHVSTSDSAALFEFTVSDPPVVSVVADRGAQTGDILVEPRQATVTVTLPASMETRSVVEQVRNQYPETELLSVRERDEPPVSRQAFIANVEERLTNRQLTALRKGFLGGFFDWPRDVSGEQLAESMDICPSTFHQHLRAGERKLLEEVFENW